From Cytophagia bacterium CHB2, the proteins below share one genomic window:
- the thrC gene encoding threonine synthase produces the protein MAISDLHASYRCINKCEGEYALDEIIYRCPKCHDLLEVIHDLQPLAKQSGHEWKAIFEQRYQLRAGIAASGVWAKQEWVHPHLDEHNLVSLGEGNSHLLKAERLGRHLQLDHLYLKQCGNSHTGSFKDLGMTVLVSQVRQMIARGRRIKAVICASTGDTSAALAAYCAAAHIPAVVLLPADKISPVQLIQPIAHGALTLALETDFDGCMRLVQQLAEQADIYLANSMNSLRLEGQKAVAFEIVQQLNWRVPDWVIVPGGNLGNVSALGKGFLMMRALGVIDRLPRLVCAQAEHANPLYESFQKNFREFKAKPAQATLASAIQIGAPVSYKKAISILREFDGVVEQASEHELANAAALADRCGLFVCPQTGVALAALAKMAARREIKQSDNVVVISTANGLKFADFKIAYHQQAIKDIAFHYANRVQALSADIQKVNDAIKAFASSVIK, from the coding sequence ATGGCAATAAGTGATTTGCACGCCAGCTACCGCTGCATCAATAAATGTGAAGGCGAATACGCCCTCGATGAAATTATTTATCGCTGCCCGAAATGTCACGACCTGCTCGAAGTGATTCACGATTTGCAGCCGCTGGCGAAGCAGAGCGGGCATGAGTGGAAGGCTATTTTCGAACAACGTTATCAACTGCGCGCCGGAATTGCAGCTTCCGGTGTTTGGGCAAAGCAAGAATGGGTGCATCCGCATTTAGATGAGCACAATCTTGTTTCATTGGGTGAAGGTAATTCGCATTTGTTGAAGGCAGAACGTTTAGGCAGGCATCTCCAGCTTGATCATCTTTACCTCAAGCAATGCGGCAACAGCCATACCGGTTCCTTCAAAGATCTAGGTATGACGGTGCTGGTTTCACAAGTCCGGCAGATGATCGCACGCGGCCGCAGAATCAAAGCGGTGATTTGCGCATCTACGGGCGACACTTCTGCGGCCCTCGCGGCCTATTGTGCTGCCGCCCATATTCCTGCGGTTGTGCTTCTGCCCGCCGACAAAATCAGCCCGGTACAATTGATTCAACCCATCGCTCACGGCGCGTTGACGCTGGCGCTCGAAACGGATTTCGACGGTTGCATGCGCCTGGTGCAGCAGCTTGCCGAACAAGCGGATATCTATCTTGCGAATTCCATGAATTCATTGCGCCTGGAGGGACAGAAAGCCGTCGCGTTTGAAATTGTACAACAACTCAACTGGCGTGTGCCGGATTGGGTGATCGTGCCGGGCGGCAATCTTGGCAATGTTTCCGCGCTGGGCAAAGGGTTTCTCATGATGCGCGCACTGGGCGTGATTGACCGTTTGCCGCGGCTGGTGTGCGCGCAAGCGGAACATGCGAATCCCCTTTATGAAAGTTTTCAGAAAAATTTTCGCGAGTTTAAAGCAAAGCCGGCGCAGGCAACACTCGCGAGCGCAATTCAAATCGGCGCTCCCGTGAGTTATAAAAAAGCCATCAGCATTTTGCGAGAGTTCGACGGCGTTGTTGAGCAAGCGAGCGAGCATGAATTGGCGAATGCCGCTGCGCTCGCGGATCGGTGCGGGCTGTTTGTTTGCCCGCAAACCGGCGTTGCGCTCGCCGCGCTGGCCAAGATGGCGGCGCGCCGGGAAATCAAACAGTCCGACAATGTCGTGGTTATTTCAACAGCCAACGGTTTGAAATTCGCCGATTTTAAAATTGCGTATCATCAACAAGCAATCAAGGATATTGCCTTTCATTATGCCAATCGCGTGCAGGCCTTATCGGCAGATATTCAGAAAGTAAATGATGCGATCAAAGCGTTTGCGTCAAGTGTAATCAAATGA